From the genome of Phaeodactylum tricornutum CCAP 1055/1 PHATR_bd_18x34 genomic scaffold, whole genome shotgun sequence:
TTTCCAACGTTACGATTGTGTAGAAATAGAGGAAGAGCTGTTTTGGAAGCCAATATGGTTAGTTGTTGAACGAGATACTTGTGCTGTACATCCTTTGGGCAAAATTCGAGTCGATCGTAATCCAACCCAATTTCGCCAATGGCGACAACTGTTCCATCTTTTATACCGTCCTCGGCGATTTCCAACAATTCTTGAAGCAAATCGCCCGACGATGCTTCAGagtcttcaaaaacttgttgACAGCGTGTGGGATGGACGCCGACGGTGCAGGTGAAGTCAATGCTAGGATAAAGGTCGCGCCAAGCACGTGCTTGTACGACGGCGCTCCTTGATTCTTCCACTGTACCAGCTGTGAGAATAATTCGGCGGACTCCCACTCGTGACGCACGTTCCAGTATTTGCTCTAGATCTGGTTCGTGCCGAAATTTACCGCGATACGTGCCCTTGGTAAAGCGCTCTTCCAAGAGGTTGGCACCGATATCTACGAATCGATGTTGTGATTGGCTCTTGGTACCGGCGTCAGAACACATGTTGGTGTTCATTATTTTGATAGCTACAAGTGAGCGTTGGAAACGGGACTGCTTCGAAAAGACTCCAAAAGAATGTGAGACAGTTTTCCTAGCGCTGGAAGTTAAAAAGAACAATGTTGCCTTCGAAACAGCATTCCTCATTGTCCGCAAGAGGCCGATCCTTTGCTTACCAGCGTTTGGCGTTACGATTTGAGGCTTTTGAAAATCCATTTGACTGCATGTCGGTCTTTTGGTGTGTTAGGGCTCTCACTCATAGGTTTtgaaaagaggaagaaggcctatccgggcgacgcctagcccgcaattcccctatccgggccaaatccgagtttttctaagtaatattttttgagcgcgaagtacctcttaagtaacacaaccatttagcattttttcctttatatttgtctatgatcgtgtagagtatattcctcatgcattggcatcagtagctgttggtggtaaaaatcaatgcctcccatccatttgttgcctttAAAGCAGTTTGCTTGGAACACTTGCTACCAACTCCTACGTGGTACAATCGCACAAAGTTACAAGTACACCAAGAGAATAAACCACCATGAGGCTAGCAGTCAGTGAAATCTTTCCTTCGTATAATGCTCTCCAGACTGCATGGTTTTCCCACAACCAAGTACTTGAGAAAAACTAcagaattttggaaaacaaatctgGAAAGTGCTT
Proteins encoded in this window:
- a CDS encoding predicted protein, encoding MCSDAGTKSQSQHRFVDIGANLLEERFTKGTYRGKFRHEPDLEQILERASRVGVRRIILTAGTVEESRSAVVQARAWRDLYPSIDFTCTVGVHPTRCQQVFEDSEASSGDLLQELLEIAEDGIKDGTVVAIGEIGLDYDRLEFCPKDVQHKYLVQQLTILASKTALPLFLHNRNVGKDLYDVLQTHRDCWKAGGVVHSFDDTLELANDFIEDLGLYIGLNGCSLRTDDNLQVAQHLRLDRILLETDCPYCEVRKTHPGYQYIKTHFEGKSEKKFESGLTVKSRQEPCHIIQVAEIIAGIRHVPLSQVTEACFENTLRLYG